The following are encoded together in the Streptomyces sp. NBC_01465 genome:
- a CDS encoding winged helix-turn-helix transcriptional regulator, with translation MEEGTLKSPSHCEVTIGQADEYGDTDPYQWDTREDCEVRQILDRIADKWSLLVIALLDRRVWRFSELRREIDGISQRMLTVTLRQLERDGLVKRTVHPVVPPRVEYELTALGRTLHTTIRSLVTWTESHQSEIAEARADYDVREAAAAETAA, from the coding sequence CACTGCGAAGTGACCATCGGCCAGGCCGACGAGTACGGCGACACCGACCCCTATCAGTGGGACACCCGCGAGGACTGCGAGGTGCGCCAGATCCTCGACCGGATCGCCGACAAGTGGTCACTGCTCGTGATCGCCCTGCTCGACCGCCGCGTCTGGCGCTTCAGCGAGCTGCGCCGCGAGATCGACGGCATCAGCCAGCGGATGCTGACCGTGACCCTGCGCCAGCTGGAGCGCGACGGGCTGGTGAAGCGGACCGTGCATCCGGTCGTCCCGCCGCGCGTGGAGTACGAACTGACCGCGCTGGGGCGGACGTTGCACACCACCATCCGCTCGCTGGTCACCTGGACCGAGAGCCACCAGAGCGAGATCGCGGAGGCCCGCGCCGACTACGACGTGCGCGAGGCGGCCGCGGCAGAAACGGCCGCCTAG